CAAATTAGTGATTATAAATGTTATCAGAGTAATTAGATATATAGATGAAATAGTTAGTATATATctgtctacaaaatatttaaaactaaagaatagaATAGAACTGAAGTTAACATAGGAAGCTATATTCTTTTAGAGGGAAAAGCTTGACAAACTTGACAACATAATAATCAGTGGTTTCTATACATTGAAAAGTTCTATACATTGAAAGTTACCAAGATATTTGAAGGCATTATAGCAGGAAGGCAGATTCTGATCAACATAGAAGCTGTCCAACAGTTGGATAGGTTACCCCATTATGTTGTGAGTTCCCTGTCATTTGAGGAAGTCAAACAAATGCTAGGTGACTACAGAGTATGTCCAGTTTGTAGGAAGAATCAAAGTATAGAAATGGGTAGATAATAAGAATGAAAATAACTTTCATAGGAAACTAATCATTAAGTTTAAGGTGAGATTTTGGGGATATCCAGGAACTTAGGGCTGACTGAAACAGAAATGGTGCCCTAGAAACAACCTAGAGATGAAAGAGAAGTTATCTTCTGGTTAAATATTTATAGTGCATGCTCTGAATCTGAAAATCAAGAGTGATTGGTCCTTAAATCTGGATCTGAGCATATGGAAAGATATAGAATTTCTTGGATGGGAAGatttaatatcatgaaaatttcagttttatccaaaccaaaatacaaattatatacattttcaatCAGAACCCCAGTAGGTTTTTGGAAAACATATACAGCAATCAAAACAATTTCCATGTACAACTTTGCCATATATTTATGTAGTTATATGCCTATATGTACAGCATGAGAGTGGTTGAGGCAATCtattatctgtctgtctgtctgtctgtctgtctgtctatctatctatctatctatctatctatctatctatctatcatccatctatccatccatctatctaaaCTATCTTACCTTACAGCTAAGGACACAATTCAAGCCTAATTCATGTTTGACACCACATGTGAACATAGTTGATAAAAAGGTAGAAGACTTTGGCACTTTTGAGAATttcacatgaagaaataaatgtgtgAGAATTGTCAATAACTTTtttgaaaagtagggttcaaagaAGGAAGAGTTAccttagtatatattttttaaaactatgaccATCAAACATTATAGTTTGACACAAATAGAAATGATTGGGTtagtggaacagaataaaaagtTCAGAAATAGATTTGAGCATATATTGGGATTTACTATATGCTATATATTTAAATGGagatttttaaattcagtgtttTATTTAGCCACTTCATGATGGCAAATGGTGGTGTCTCCACTGGGTCATCCCTAGAGAGTATAAGGAGTAATGAAAGCCAGTTGCCAATCCCAAAGCAAGCCCTAGTGATCATCTATGGTGACAAATGGATGGAACAAGGGCAGATATTAGCAACAGATTCTAGTAGAGAACCAAAGGAGACCACACTAAAAAAAACTCCTGCCCTATATTAGGGACATCAGGAGTAAGCTGCATAAGTCCTTAGAGTTTAAAGAAAGAATGTGGATGAAGCAATGACAACCAGGAGGGGtatgaaatgaataaatggggCTAAATTATAATAGAAGTCATGgagtgttgcaggaagtcagggaccccgaatggagggacctgctgaagccatggcagaagaacataaattgtgaagatttcatggacatttattagttccccaaattaatacttttataatttcttatgcctgtctttactgcaatctctgaacacaAATTGTGAAGACTTCATGGAGATTTATCAGTTCCCCAATCagtactcttataatttcctatgcctgtctttactttaatctcttaatcccgtcatcttcgtaagctgaggatgtatgtcgcctcaggaccctgtgatgattgcgttaactgtacaaattgtttgtaaagcttgtgtgtttgaacaatatgaaatctgggcactttgaaaaaagaacaggataacagcgatgttcagggaacaagggagataaccattaggtctgactgcctgggagCCGGGCAGGACACagtcatatttctcttattaccgAAAACGGGtaagagaaatatcgctgaattctttccccagcaaggaatattaataattaatagccctgggaaaagaatgcattcccaggggaaggcctctaaaatggccactcTGGGGGTGTCTGCCTTATGCAGTTGTAGATAGAGATGAAACACAGCCTGGTCTCTTGCAGCgcccccaggcttgctaggattaggaaattctaGCCTGGCgaattctagtcagactggttctctgctcttgaaccctgtttcctgttaagatgtttatcaatgacaatgcgtgtACAGTGGGACATGAGACTTCATCAGCAATTCTAGTTTTGCCCTGGCCTTGTGACCTTGCCCtgcccatttgccttgtgatattttattgcctttgaagcatgtgatctctgtgacccacaccctatacatacacccctccccttttgaaatccataataaaaacttgctggttttgtggctcagggggcatcatggaacctgctgACATATGATGTCAGCCCTGGACACccggctttaaaatttctctcttttgtactctttccctttatttctcagactggccgacacttagggaaaatagaaaagaacctacattgaaatattggggctGGTTCCCCTGATGATGGAGAAATTATTGAATTGGGATAAGAGAAACTCAGAATTGGGCTTCAACTgggcaaagcaaaaagaaaaaaaattaaactatacaAATTAAACTATAGAATGAtctataaatttatacaaaaaaagatacttgcacacacatgtttatagcagcacattGATTTCTTTCCACTCATTGAGTTTATATCCACTCATTGAGTggatgtatatattatatatatataatatatatatacatctctatatagtcatatatatccattatggctgagtagtagtccatcatatatatatatatataaaatatatattttatatataatataacatatataatatatataatatatataataatatatatatatgatggactaCTTCTCAGCCATAATACTTTATCCACTCATATCCAATGAGTGGATGAAGAacttgtgatatatatatatgtatatatatgatggaatactatttagccataaaaaggaacaaattaatggcattcacagcaacctggatggaactgaagactattattttaagtaaagtaactcaggaatggaaaccaAACATcttatattctcacttataagtaggagctaagctatgaggatgtaaagtcataagaatgatataatggactttggggacttgagggaaagggtgggaggggggtgagggataaaagactacaaatagggtgcagtgtatactgctcgggtgatgggtacaccaaaatctcacaaatcaccgctaaagaacttactcatgtaaccaaacaccacctgttcctcaaaaacctatggaaacaaaaatttaaaaagttatgctATAGAATGAAAGTATGTCCAAGCCTTGAGGCCTGCGGTGACTGTGAAAATTCACTTGTTATATGTACTGGTGCTCCTTGCTCCCATGCCCATTGTAGACATACTCAATCTTCATCCTTCTTCATTGAGCCCAGTGGTAGGCACATAAGTTTTCTCATTAGCAATGCAGGAGTCTGCAGTTGGCACGGAAGTTAAAATTAATTTGCAATACatgtaaaaaaggaatgaaatcgaACGGTACATCCTTATTTTGATTCTGCCTTACCCTTGGTTAGGGATTAACAAGGGCAAAAATAAAGGTATTTAaagactctttttaaaaagttttattttattttttgattgacaaataataactgtatatatttgtggaatacagcgtgatgttttgatacatacatacattgtgGAATCACCAAATCAggctaacatatccatcacttcaaatacATGTTGTTTCTTGTGAGAACATGTAAAATTCATTCTTCTAGCTAGttagaaatatacattattattaactgtagtcacctgCTGTGTAATAGATCCCCAGAACCTTATTCTATCATTTTACACTTTAAGATAATCCATCTGCTCCTTGTCTAAAATACCATGAGAGATTAATTTGTTTGACTTCGACATTTccatctactaaaatacaaatactaggaaagaaagagaaactcaTTAAAttgctgcatttaaaaaaatattgtgggAAATAATTCATCTGACTGCTTTCCTAAGTCATGTAATTTATTCCCCAACTATATTGAGAGGCTCCTTTATATCAGGCACTCTGACCCAAGAGACCTTTGCTAgtagtttatatttattgattttttgactCTGCCTCCAGTGACCATAGGAAACATTTATGATTACGTGGAATAAACCTTTTTTATTCTGAgcaaaaaaactagacagataGAGGAGACGGTGGagatttttaaattcagtgtttTATTTAACCACCTAGAGATGCCTAGAAATATATGCATCTCTAGATGGAAGAGCGAACAGACAAGAAGCCCCAGGAAGAGTCAGGGGATGAATGCCCCTTGGgtataggaaaagaagaaagagtggAGACCCAAACACATGTAGAGACATAGAGTTGTCTTATTAACAGTCAatcaggctgggtgtagtggctcacgcctgtaatcccagcattttgggaggctgaggtgggcagatcacttgaggtcaggagttcaagaccagcctggccaacatggtgaaacctcatctttactaaaaatacaaaaattagctgggcatggtggcaggtgcctataatcacaactacttgggaggctgaggggtcagaattgcttgaacgccaggaggcagacattgcagtgagccaagatagcaccactgcactccagcctgggtgacagagcaagactctgtctcaaaaaaaaaaaaaaaaaaaaaaaaaaaaaaaaaaaaaagtcaatcagaTAATTGGTATCAGTTGTTGAGAATCTATGACTGCAGAGCCCAGGATATTCAGCTtttgtgataattttaaaaagggaccataaagctgggcacggtagctcacgcctataatcccagtgctttgagaggctgaagcaggaggatcacttgaggccaggagtctgagaccagcctgggtaacatagcaagaccttgtctctacaaaaaattaaaacaattatctaggggtggtggtacacacctgtagtcctagctacttgagaggctgagggaggaggattgcttgagcccaggagtttgaggttacagtgagctatgatagtgccactgcactctaacctgggtgacagggggttacgaccctgtctctaaaaaggtgGAGGCGGGAACCATAGCCTGTAGTCTGATGGGCAGGTGAGActtgcacatacatacacacacacctgcaaAAAATTTCTGACAGCTTTAAATAGAAGAGAGTGACTGTGTGTATAATATCATTGCACATATTTAAATTTCTACATTGGTATATAGGAAAATTCTCTGATAATTGAATGACCAAACTTGGATGAAtttataaacacaaagaaatatgAGAGGCTCCAAATAAACATGCAAAGAGTAAAGGGAATGTGATTTTCTGGAATTAAGATATGTTATGAGGTGAGTCTGTGATTGGAGCATTGAAACCAAGACATCCTAATTGTTCAATCGTAGGATGATAGAGACCACAGGGTGGAAAACCACGAGGTGAAGCTACAAATGGTGAAGATGAAGAAATGTTTTTTCAAGAAAAGCGTTGCATCAGgtgctaacacacacacacacacacacacacacacaccccttgtaATCAGGGTCCACAGATTTTATTGGTCTTTGTAGAAAACCTACCCATTTGAGACTTAACCTTGTTTATCAATTTCTGTAAGCCCCATTTCATGTCTTTGTTTCTTAAACTGTAGATAAATGGGTTCAACATTGATGTCAACACAGTGTAGTTGATTGTTGCTATTCGGTCCTTGACAGTGTAGCTGGACAAAGGCTGCAAGTAGACATAGCTAATACTCCCATAAAACAGAATCACCACAGTGAGATGGGAGctgcaggtggagaaggctttgtgTTTTCCAGCTGCTGAGGGAATCTTGAGAACAGTGATGAGAATTCTTAGATAAGAGATGATGATACAGACAAATGGAGCCATCACAGAGGCCAGCCCTTCTGTCATGGCCACAATTTCATTGACAAAGGTGGAGGAGCAGGACAGTTTCAGCACAGGGTTGACATCACAAAAAAAGTGATGGATAACATTTGATGCACAAAAGGTGAGCTGATTCACGAGGAGGACATGTAGGAGAGAGTGGAAATAGGAGAAAGTGATGGGGAAGGCTAGTAGCAACACACAGCATCTGCAGTTCATAACAGTGACATAGTGGAATGGGTTACAAATGGCTACACAGCGGTCGATGGCCATAGCTGCCAGGAGATAACTATCTATGTTTCcaaaaaccaggaagaaatacatCTGTGCCAGACATTCAGCATAGGAAATGGTCTTTTTCTCTGATAAGAAGTTCACGAGCATCTTCGGGACTATGACTGTTGTGTAGCAAATATCAGCAAAGGACAAGATGCTTAGGAAAAAATACATAGGGTTTTGAAGTCGAGGATCAGAGTGGATAGCCAAGATGATGAGCAGATTTCCCATCAAAGTGACCAGGTATATGATAAGAAAGAGGGCAAAGAGTGGCCTCTGGTCTTCAGACCGAGAGGAGAGTCCCAAGAGGATAAATTCAGAGAGTCTTGTTAGGTTGGACATTCCCATGGACTTGTACTCACCTAAAGATAAGCAACACTGTCAATTAATGTCATAATTCTTATGTCATCTACAACATGCATCTTTCCATGTTGTTCTTACACTGAATAGTTACTAATAGAGCATTTACTctgttgcttatttttctatGTGAGCATGGAAAAATCAGAACTGAAAgtgtgttttcactttttaaaagatctttgAGGTAGATACCTGTCTTAACCAGttcaggttgctataacaaattaccatagccaggtcagatgcggtggctcatgcctgtaatcccagcactttgggaggctgaggtgggtggatcacttgaggctaggaggtcGAGAtcaggctggacaacatggtgagatcctgtctgtactaaaaatacaaaaaattagctgggactggtggtgcatgcctgtagtcccagctactagggaggccgaggcaagagaattgcttgaacctgggaggcagaggttgcagtgagccaagattgcctcactgcactccagcctgggtgacagagtaagactcagtctcaaaaaaacaaacaaaaaaatcatagaataagtggcttaaacaacatttacttttcacagttcacgaggctgggaagtccaggatcaagttGCCAACAGATCCAATGTCTGCGGAGGGCTTGTTTCTTGGTTTTCAGAGGGCTGTCTTCTCCTTGTAGTCTTGCATGGCAGAAAGCAGGGGGAGGAAGCAggctcttcttataagggcattaatcacATCAGGAGGGCCccaaccctcatgacctaaattACCTGTCAAATATtcatctccaaatactatcacattagGGATTAAGTGACTTCTGAGGGGACATAAACATTTAACCCATAGCAAGATCTATAGAGAACAGatacaaggagagagagagaaagagaaagaaagagattggGAGCAAATGGCTGATACTTTTCTCCTCCTACTTACTCTGTGGCTGATAATTACAGGAACCACAGATAAAGACTTTGAATCAAGTTCAGGCTATCTTCTGATTAAGGATTATGAGTGGCTAAACCACATCTAGGTAATGAGATAGTTATCTCACCTAGCTTGTAATTGATGAATAGCCTTTCTTTTAAGTCAAGATGTTTCTTTCCACATCATTTACAATGGAAGCAAGAAACTCACTTAAAGAACACTGAGTTGAATGTAAACAGTTATAGGGAAAAGAAACATGGGGAATGAGAGAGTGAGGGGGACAGAGTACTTGTATGAGAAAATTCTCTCCCAAGCTTTCCCACTCTCTGGCTGATAATCCATATCCTGAGGTCAGGGGAATGTAATTCTGGAGTTGACTAGGGTAAAGGAAGATCAGACTTTAGAGTATAAATACAGATAATCTACACTTAGGGTGAACATAAATTAGCTCTTATTTAATGTCCAGTAACGACTAATTATTTCCCAGAGATCAGTTTCCACTTTCTCATCAGGCACTCTCTAGGTTGATTTCTTACCTGGAAAGGACATTAATGTCTTGCCTTATGTATTCATTCCTCTCATTTATGCTCCATGAAATAATTAGTCAGAAAGAAGATAAATCTGCCAAGAAACTGCATACAAAAAGGCATCTAATTGCTGAAAACCTCCCAGTGCTTCTTGATTCTGGATGCTCCCTTCCCTGGATTCTTACTGTCATTCACAAGTTGTAGATAGTTATAGACCCTGTTTTCCTCATGGGAGTACCttctgagactgtgccactaggTCTCTGGTGTTTGGTAGGGGAGACAGTAAGAAAACAACCATTCATTAACTTTGTGCAGAATTGTCTCCAGGGATCCAGAGGAATGGCACGTTTTCTCTGCTCCCCCCAGAAAGTGGCGCCACATTCTCCTCTTGGAACCGTCAGAAGTTATGCTCTGAACCATCAAGATCTGCTTAGCTTGATGTAGGTATCTCAGATggacaataattttcttttcccagCTCTTCCAAGCTCTCTGAGGGCTTGCTTGGAAGATGTCCCAAGTAGCACTGAGGACAGAGTACCTGGCATTTACACCTGGGTCCAATTCCCCCTGGAACCTATAAAATATCAATTTGGCCTCCTCCTCAGTGCCTCCATTTTTTCAAAGGACAACTACCCCAAGTGTACCCCAACATCATTGGTGCCTTCTTTCCAAACCCTTCCAGGATTAGACGCAGCTACTCGTTTAGTAGTGGTGACTTTATGATTCTATTTTCCAACAAAAGCTAGTGTTAAAACCTTTGAACCCAAACATAGGTCACCTTTCTTGTATTAGGCAATCTCCAAGTCTGCTGCTCATATATCTGATTCCCTTTCCTTGCTATCACTACTAGGGAAAGTCACCACCTTCATATCTCCTACTCTTCTTGATTCATGTAAGCACATAGAATCCATATATCAGAGTCCCCAAATGCCCTGCCTTTTACATATTGTCAATTTCTGTCACTTATTGATTTCTGATTACATCTTATATTTCAAGAAcctcactttatttctttttctttttttccctctcctaaCTGTATTAAGGTATTGTTAACTTAAAAGATTATACATTTGGAAGAGGAGGGGAGACTTAATTTTTATGAGGTTACAGCTTGCAAGGTGGCCATCCAGAGGCCGGGAGGCATGCCTCAAGCCAAACCCAGAGATAGGCACTTTGAAGGAGGAAGAGTTGAGATAGGAGCTTTATGCTGAACAGGTTGGCTAAACACATATTCAACAGGTTACAGAAAGAGCTATGAATATTCAAGAAGACAGTCCTGACACATGAGTATTGAACCGACATGTATGTAACATATGACTGACTCATGTTCACTTTGGGatggagacttaacatttaaatatattacaattaGGGCCTATAAATCAAAGATCTTTTCAGGAAAAGAAAGCACGTAAGTGCAGTCTCTGTAAACTGGACAGAACCAGTTCATGGTCAGTGATCTTTTTATCAGGAGAAATTTACTAAAATCAGTCTCTTGTCCAATCAAAGCTGTAGTTATGGCTGGTGGAACAAGGGCTGGAGTTCAGTTAGTCAGCATCTGTGGAGCTGAAAATTGTTGTAATATTGCTTATCTTGAGGCCAAGGTTGGGTTAGCtgctagagaaagagaaaagccttGTGGCAGTTAGAACACAGTTTATTCTTTAAATGCAGGAATGTGTAACTTAAACCTTGCCTGGCATGGCTGTAGGTCCcatttataatttggtatcttattgccacaaagagtctgttctgtTCACCTTATGATGTCTCTTTTAACAATGATGCCGATCAGTTGTTGTATCTACATCATAAAAGAGAGGGTATATAGTGAAGTCTGTCTAACCTACCATCCTGACATGGCCAGGAACTCAGTTTTAAGGTTTTTCTGGAGTCCTGTTGGCTACCTGGGCATCCATTTAGCTGGTGGGATAGGGGTggttaggattttattttaagtttacattataattggcaaataaaaacgGTGTACACTCAAGGTATACAattgatgatttgatatatgcatgcattgtgaaatgattgccacaatcaaattaattaacacatccatcaccacacatagtgtatgtgtgtgtttggtgaGGACACTTGTGATCTACTCTTTTAATAAACAAGTAAACCATAtgatattattaactatatttgcCATGCTTTACTTCAGatcaccagaacttattcattttataactgaaagtttgtaacctttgaccaacatctccccctTTCCTCCACCCCCAGTCCCTGGCATCCACCATTGTGCTCTCTGCTTTTATaagttcaactttttaagattttaCAGATAAGTGAGATTATAAGGTATTTGTCTTCTGTATCTGGTTTAttgcacttagcataatgtcttacaagttcatccatgttgttgcaaatgtcaggatttccttcttttttatggttgaataatattacacacacatacacacacacacacacggaatatGCAAAATTTCCTTCTCtctatttctccctttctcccttcctcctttctctctttccctctcttctttcttttctttctttctttccttttcttttctttctttctttctttctttctttctttctttct
The nucleotide sequence above comes from Symphalangus syndactylus isolate Jambi chromosome 3, NHGRI_mSymSyn1-v2.1_pri, whole genome shotgun sequence. Encoded proteins:
- the OR1L3 gene encoding olfactory receptor 1L3 translates to MGMSNLTRLSEFILLGLSSRSEDQRPLFALFLIIYLVTLMGNLLIILAIHSDPRLQNPMYFFLSILSFADICYTTVIVPKMLVNFLSEKKTISYAECLAQMYFFLVFGNIDSYLLAAMAIDRCVAICNPFHYVTVMNCRCCVLLLAFPITFSYFHSLLHVLLVNQLTFCASNVIHHFFCDVNPVLKLSCSSTFVNEIVAMTEGLASVMAPFVCIIISYLRILITVLKIPSAAGKHKAFSTCSSHLTVVILFYGSISYVYLQPLSSYTVKDRIATINYTVLTSMLNPFIYSLRNKDMKWGLQKLINKVKSQMGRFSTKTNKICGP